A single genomic interval of Bacteroidota bacterium harbors:
- a CDS encoding T9SS type A sorting domain-containing protein: MKNIIKLLPAFLLSMISIIAYSQPSVTLCHTAGNACNTITVPATAVNGHLSHGDYLGPCSGGTLYGLRDNGIGVFDFAQFNSLTGLSTTLIPSITTGALRFSSTFDAVNNRYFFVGDRNPSKHFVVDVNNLTFTSTPISNISIEYQYDINDDKIYALKDNGAGLFDFVKLDPTTGNVISVLIPAITSLVASGTSTYDQLNRRYFFVAERNPSKHFVIDVATATFTSTAISGNTTVEYEYDVNNNIIYGLRDNGSGSFDFVEVTPINGSVTSILIPSAVTALARGITTFDPLNKKYFFVGERNPSKHFVIDVNTLTSSSTNISDARIEYEFYSCSLVCPACKQAPDIAEEITSPSIYNYPNPFVDKTHFTYSLSTDGNVTLEIFDITGKSVAKLINDEYYNAGVYEKSWSPENKMPAGLYFYKLKTYTEEFNGKLMIIK, encoded by the coding sequence ATGAAAAACATCATCAAATTATTACCTGCGTTTTTATTGAGCATGATAAGTATCATCGCTTATTCTCAGCCAAGTGTTACATTGTGTCACACAGCCGGAAATGCTTGTAATACGATAACTGTGCCAGCTACTGCTGTCAACGGACATTTAAGTCATGGAGATTACTTGGGACCATGTTCTGGTGGAACACTCTACGGGTTAAGAGATAACGGAATTGGCGTTTTTGATTTTGCACAATTTAATTCATTAACTGGATTATCTACTACATTGATTCCATCAATAACAACAGGCGCTTTAAGATTTTCTTCAACTTTTGATGCAGTAAATAATAGGTATTTTTTTGTCGGAGATAGAAATCCGAGTAAACATTTTGTAGTTGATGTTAACAATTTAACTTTTACAAGCACCCCAATAAGTAATATTTCTATTGAATATCAATATGACATTAATGATGATAAAATTTATGCACTTAAGGATAATGGGGCTGGGTTATTTGACTTTGTCAAATTGGATCCCACAACTGGCAATGTAATAAGTGTATTAATCCCTGCTATTACTTCCCTTGTTGCTAGCGGCACATCAACTTATGACCAGTTAAACAGAAGATATTTTTTCGTTGCGGAAAGAAACCCAAGTAAGCATTTTGTAATTGATGTTGCAACCGCTACTTTTACAAGCACTGCAATAAGTGGAAATACTACCGTTGAATACGAGTACGATGTGAATAATAATATTATTTATGGATTAAGAGACAATGGTAGTGGTTCATTTGATTTTGTTGAAGTTACTCCAATAAATGGTAGCGTAACCAGTATTTTAATTCCTTCCGCTGTAACTGCATTGGCTAGAGGCATCACCACTTTTGATCCATTGAATAAAAAATATTTCTTTGTAGGTGAGCGTAATCCTTCAAAGCATTTTGTGATAGACGTTAATACACTCACATCTTCAAGCACGAATATAAGTGATGCTCGGATTGAATATGAATTTTATTCTTGTAGCTTGGTTTGTCCTGCTTGCAAGCAAGCGCCTGATATTGCCGAAGAAATTACTTCACCTTCTATTTATAATTATCCGAATCCTTTTGTCGATAAAACCCATTTCACATACTCTCTTTCTACAGATGGAAATGTAACATTAGAAATATTCGACATAACAGGCAAATCAGTTGCTAAATTAATCAATGATGAATATTATAATGCGGGTGTATATGAAAAAAGTTGGTCGCCTGAAAATAAAATGCCCGCTGGTCTGTATTTTTACAAACTAAAAACATATACAGAAGAGTTTAATGGTAAACTCATGATTATTAAATAA